GAGTCGCGCATCCGCGTTCATCCCGGCAATCTCGCATCGGGCGCCCGGCCGTAGATCGGGCGCAGGTCGTCCGTCAGCAGGCTCACCGGCAGGCGGTGGGCGAAGCGCGCGTCGGGCAGAAGGTCGATCGCGGTGCCGAACCCGCGCTGTTCGACCAGCGCCTCGGCCCGGTTGCCGGCGACGACCTCACAATCGTACAATTTCGCCGCGGCTTCGGGGGCAAGCGAGCGATGGTCTTCCAGCGCAAGCCCTTCGGCGTCGAACGGCTGAACGAAAAATTCGCCGTGTCCGCCCGCCATGGACGCCAGAATGCCGGTTTTAGACGAACTTTCCCGCGCAATCGCCGCGATTAGCGCCAGAGTCGGATAGCCCAGCACCTCCGCTTTCCAAGCAATGCCGAGCGCACGGGCGGTGGCGAGGCCGATGCGGGTGCCGGTGAAGCTTCCCGGACCGAGCGAAACACGGATCGCCTCGGCCCGGCCGCGATCGGGCAGATCGGCGATCATCGGCACCAGCTTTTCGGCGTGGCCGCGCCCGAGCACCTCGTGGCGCGACGAGACCAGCCCGCCATCCTCGAACAGGGCGACGGAACAGGCCTCGGTGGCGCAATCTATGGCGAGCAGGCGCATGGCCAGCCGATGCCCCAGCCGGGGCGAGCGATCAACCGGCCGTGCGTCGGAAAATCAGGCGATGCGTGTGAACTTGTCGAAATCGGGGCGCGGGCTGCGATCAAAAATGCTTTCCGCGTCGCCGTAACCGATCGAGCAGATGAAGTTGACCTTGTGCTTCGGATTGTCGCCGAAGAAAGCCTTCTCCACCGCCCCTGAATCGAAGCCGGACATCGGCCCGGTGTCGAGGCCCAGTGCACGGGCGGCGATGATAAGGTAGGCGCCCTGCAGGGCGGAGTTGCGGAAGGCGCCTTCCTTGCGGCCGTCCTCGTCGCCCTCGAACCAGCTCTTCGCGTCGGTATGGGGGAAGAGCCATGGCAATTCTTCGTGGAAATCGATGTCGTAGGCGACCAGCGCGGTGACGGGCGCGGTCTTCACCTTCTCCTTGTTCCCATCCGAAACGCAGTCGACCAGCTTGGCCTTCGCCTCGTCCGATTTCACCCAGACGATCCGCGCCGGCTGCATGTTGGCCGAGGTAGGACCCATCTTCATCAGCTCGTAGATCGCGTGAAGCTGTTCGTCGCTCACGTCCTTGTCGAGCCAGCCGTTGTAACTGCGCGCTTCGCGAAAGATCTGGTCGAGCGCTTCGTCAGACAGGCTGTGGTCGTGAAACTGCTTGGGCATGGGTATCCTTTGTCGTGCGAATGGAGAGGAAAGTCAGGCGGCGCGAACCTCAACGACCTCCGGCACGTAATGTTTCAGCAGTCCCTCGATGCCGTGCTTCAGCGTGGCGGTGGAGGAGGGGCAGCCCGAACAGGCACCCTGCATCTGGAGATGGACGATCCCGTCGCGATAGCCACGATAGCGGATGTCCCCGCCATCGCCCGCGACCGCCGGCCGCACGCGGGTCTCGAGCAGATCGTTGATCTGAGCGACGATGTCGGCATCTTCGGCGCGCTCCTCGACCAGCAGCTCGTCCGCGGTTTCGGCAGGCACGGAAATGCCGCCCGCGGTGCCGGGCGCGAAGAGCGGCGCCTCCGAGACGAAATGGTCGAGCAGGATGGCGAGCACCTGCGGCTTGAGCGCCGTCCATTCGACGCCGGGCGCCGCAGTGACGGACACGAAGTCGCCCCCGAAGAACACGTTGGTAACCTCGCCGGTGTCGAAGATCGCCTGAGCCAGCGGGCTCGCCTCCGCCGCTTCGGGGCTGGCGAATTCGCGGGTGCCACTGTCCATCACGGTCTGACCGGGAAGGAATTTGAGGCTCGCCGGGTTCGGAGTGGTTTCGGTCTCTATGAACATGGTTGCGATGTAGGTGGGCAGGGCGTGCGCCACAAGGCTGGCGGATCACGGGGGCTCGCGGAATTTCGCGCGATGTTCACTCGCGCTTCACCCCTTGCCTCCCTATATGCCGCGCCATGTCAGACTTTTCGCGCGCTTTCCGGCGCTTCGCACTCGCGCTCCCCCTGCTGTTCGTCGCCGCGCCGCCCGTCCTCGGGCAGGATATGCTGGCGACCGCGCCCCCGGCACTTCCCGTCAATGTTTCCGCGCCGACCGCGCTGCAGACCGGCGACGAGACCCCATGGATCTACGAGGGCAGTGACGTTCCGCGCGATCCCGAATGGCAGTTCGGCGAGATGAAGAACGGCCTGCGCTATGCCGTCCGGCAGAACGGCGTGCCGCCCGATCAGGTCTCGATCCGCGTGCGGATAGACGCCGGATCGCTTTACGAGCAGGACAGCGAGCGCGGATTCGCGCACCTCCTCGAACACATGCTGTTCCGCGAGAGCAAGTATCTCGGGCCGGGCGAGGCGATCCCGACCTGGCAGCGGCTCGGCGCGACCTTCGGCAGCGACACCAATGCCGAGACCAGCCCGACCCACACCGTGTTCAAGCTCGACCTGCCGAATATCGACGCGGCGAAGCTCGAGGAAAGTTTCAAGCTCCTCTCCGGGATGGTGCGCGAACCGGCGCTGAGCGCGGCCAACCTTGCCGCCGACGTGCCGATCGTCATGGCCGAAAAGCGCGAGCGTGGCGGAGCGGCCGCCCGCAGCTCCGATGCTACGCGCGAAACGCTGTTCGCAGGGCAGCGGCTCGCGGTGCGCTCGCCGATCGGCACCGAGGAGACCCTCCGCGCGGCGACGCCCGCGAAGGTCCGCGCGTTCCACAAGCGCTGGTATCGGCCGGAAAACACAGTGATCTCGGTCGCCGGCGATGCCGATCCGATATTGCTCGCCGCGCTGGTGGAGAAATATTTCGGCGACTGGCGCGTCTCGGGCCGTCCGGCGGAGGCGCCCAACTTCGGCGATCCCGTCGCGCCCGAAGGCACGGATGCCGCCAATCCGGTCGGGGAAACCGCGGTGGTGGTCGAGCCCGACCTTCCGCGCAGCCTCAGCTATGCGGTGATGCGTCCATGGCGGCCGGTGCAGGACACCGTTGCCTATAATCAGGCGCTGCTGCGCGATTCGCTGGCGCAGGCGCTGATCAACCGGCGGCTTGAGTCGCGCGCGCGGGCAGGCGGCAGCTATCTTTACGCGCAGGTCCAGCAGGACGATGTCAGCCGCTCGACCGACGCGACCTTCGTCAGCCTCGCGCCGCTCAGCGAGGACTGGGAAACCGCGCTGTCCGACGTGCGCGCGGTCATCGCCGACGCGCTCGAGAACCCGCCGACGCAGGACGAGATTGATCGCGAAATCGCCGAGTTCGAGCAGGTCTTCGTAAGTTCGGTTGACGAAAGCGCAGTCCTGCCCGGCTCGCGCCTCGCGGACGATATCGTCCAGGCCGTCGACATTCGCGAGGCAGTCGCCGCCCCGGACACGGTGCTTCAGGTGTTCCGCGGCATGAAGGACACGATCACGCCCGAGCAGCTGCTCGAGCACACGCAGGCCCTCTTCAGCGGCGCGGTCGTGCGGAGTGTTTACGTGACGCCTTCCGCCGACGAGGCGACGGTGGACGAGCTGCGCCAGGCGCTCGCCGCGCCGGTTGCCGCCGACGGTTCGGCACGGCTGGCGGCGCAGGACGTTTCCTTCGCCGACCTGCCGCCGATCGGCACGCCGTCCGATATCGTCCAGCAGGCGCCGATCGGTGTGCTCGATATCGAGCGGATCGATTTCGCCAATGGCGTAAAGGCGATCGTCTGGCCCAATCAGGGCGAGCCGGGCCGGGTCTCGGTCAAGGTCCGCTTCGGCGGCGGCTACCGCTCGATCGGGGCAGAGGACGGCACCTATGCCTCGCTGGGCGAGATGGCACTGATCGGCTCGGGCGTCGGCGAACTGGGTCAGGAAGAGCTCGACCGTATTTCCACCGGCCGCAAGATGGGCTTCGAATTCGGCATTTCCGAAGGCGCGTTCACCTTCTTCGCTCAGACCAATGCGCGCGATCTCGGCGATCAGCTTTATCTTCTCGCCGCGAAGCTCGACCAGCCGGGCTGGGATCCGAACCCGCTGATCCGGTCGCAGGCCGCGGCACGGCTCGCCTATGAAAGTTTCGCCACCAGCCCGGCGGGCGTGCTCAACCGCGATCTCGACGCGTTGCTGCGCGGCGGCGATCCGCGCTACGCGACGCCCGATCTCGCCGATCTGGCCGACGTGACGCCCGAAGGCTTCCGTGAGGTGTGGGAGCCGCTGCTGAAGCAGGGGCCGGTCGAAGTCCTTATGTTCGGCGATTTCGACAAGGCCGAGGGTATTGCCGCGTTGCAGCGGACCTTCGGCGCGCTCGATCCGCGCGAACCACTTCCGGAAGGTGTCGCGAGCCGGGTTCCAGCGCCTCCGCCCGCGGGCGAGACGACGGTGCTGCATCATCGCGGCGATGCCAATCAGGCGGCGGCAGTCGTCGCCTGGCCGAGCGGCGGCGGCGTGATGGGCCTGCGCGAATCGCGCCAGCTCGAAATCCTCGTCCAGGTGTTCAATAACCGTCTGCTCGAGGCGATGCGCGAGCGGTCCGGCGCGAGTTACGCGCCCGCCGTCCGCTCCGAATGGCCGAGCGATATCGAAAGCGGCGGACGGATCAGCGCGATCGCGCAGCTCCAGCCCGATGATGTGCCGATTTTCTTCGAGGAAGCCGCGCGTATCGCCGCCGATCTGACGACGACGCCCCCCGATGCGGACGAGCTTGCCCGCGTCACCGAACCTCTGCGCCAGTATGTCACGCGCGTCTCGAGCGG
The genomic region above belongs to Qipengyuania spongiae and contains:
- the tsaB gene encoding tRNA (adenosine(37)-N6)-threonylcarbamoyltransferase complex dimerization subunit type 1 TsaB, producing the protein MRLLAIDCATEACSVALFEDGGLVSSRHEVLGRGHAEKLVPMIADLPDRGRAEAIRVSLGPGSFTGTRIGLATARALGIAWKAEVLGYPTLALIAAIARESSSKTGILASMAGGHGEFFVQPFDAEGLALEDHRSLAPEAAAKLYDCEVVAGNRAEALVEQRGFGTAIDLLPDARFAHRLPVSLLTDDLRPIYGRAPDARLPG
- a CDS encoding malonic semialdehyde reductase, which gives rise to MPKQFHDHSLSDEALDQIFREARSYNGWLDKDVSDEQLHAIYELMKMGPTSANMQPARIVWVKSDEAKAKLVDCVSDGNKEKVKTAPVTALVAYDIDFHEELPWLFPHTDAKSWFEGDEDGRKEGAFRNSALQGAYLIIAARALGLDTGPMSGFDSGAVEKAFFGDNPKHKVNFICSIGYGDAESIFDRSPRPDFDKFTRIA
- a CDS encoding NifU family protein, whose protein sequence is MFIETETTPNPASLKFLPGQTVMDSGTREFASPEAAEASPLAQAIFDTGEVTNVFFGGDFVSVTAAPGVEWTALKPQVLAILLDHFVSEAPLFAPGTAGGISVPAETADELLVEERAEDADIVAQINDLLETRVRPAVAGDGGDIRYRGYRDGIVHLQMQGACSGCPSSTATLKHGIEGLLKHYVPEVVEVRAA
- a CDS encoding M16 family metallopeptidase encodes the protein MSDFSRAFRRFALALPLLFVAAPPVLGQDMLATAPPALPVNVSAPTALQTGDETPWIYEGSDVPRDPEWQFGEMKNGLRYAVRQNGVPPDQVSIRVRIDAGSLYEQDSERGFAHLLEHMLFRESKYLGPGEAIPTWQRLGATFGSDTNAETSPTHTVFKLDLPNIDAAKLEESFKLLSGMVREPALSAANLAADVPIVMAEKRERGGAAARSSDATRETLFAGQRLAVRSPIGTEETLRAATPAKVRAFHKRWYRPENTVISVAGDADPILLAALVEKYFGDWRVSGRPAEAPNFGDPVAPEGTDAANPVGETAVVVEPDLPRSLSYAVMRPWRPVQDTVAYNQALLRDSLAQALINRRLESRARAGGSYLYAQVQQDDVSRSTDATFVSLAPLSEDWETALSDVRAVIADALENPPTQDEIDREIAEFEQVFVSSVDESAVLPGSRLADDIVQAVDIREAVAAPDTVLQVFRGMKDTITPEQLLEHTQALFSGAVVRSVYVTPSADEATVDELRQALAAPVAADGSARLAAQDVSFADLPPIGTPSDIVQQAPIGVLDIERIDFANGVKAIVWPNQGEPGRVSVKVRFGGGYRSIGAEDGTYASLGEMALIGSGVGELGQEELDRISTGRKMGFEFGISEGAFTFFAQTNARDLGDQLYLLAAKLDQPGWDPNPLIRSQAAARLAYESFATSPAGVLNRDLDALLRGGDPRYATPDLADLADVTPEGFREVWEPLLKQGPVEVLMFGDFDKAEGIAALQRTFGALDPREPLPEGVASRVPAPPPAGETTVLHHRGDANQAAAVVAWPSGGGVMGLRESRQLEILVQVFNNRLLEAMRERSGASYAPAVRSEWPSDIESGGRISAIAQLQPDDVPIFFEEAARIAADLTTTPPDADELARVTEPLRQYVTRVSSGNLFWLFQLEGATVDPRRVAMMRSLLNDYSRTSPEVMMQLAQKYFGGSEAYRIAVLPEGQSLAAATQP